From one Lycium ferocissimum isolate CSIRO_LF1 chromosome 7, AGI_CSIRO_Lferr_CH_V1, whole genome shotgun sequence genomic stretch:
- the LOC132063959 gene encoding B3 domain-containing protein LOC_Os12g40080-like isoform X1: MPNKGSSNFSSTNILQPKFYKIIFSPQCCLRIPEDFASRYCKNLQNLAYLEVPTGKVWEVEVVHSEGQIWLAKGWRDFSDYYSIDCGHFLMFGYNGLSHFNVTIFDLSATEIEYPTTEIDSDDSIEILEVDPESHKGKTNVPDVVEHSVENIGHCSLGQTSKRKTQDGDEEDDVSVDIQTNVIKEEVSQGEHKQQSQIVPSKNEADGHEDLAVSYQRAKILEVDPESHRGIAKVPDVVEHSAENIGHCSFGQASKRKTQDGDEKDDVLVDIQTNVIEEGESHKKQAEIVPHKNEAEGREEIAVNYQRAKILEVYPERHWGKEKVPDVVERSVENMGQCSLGQTSKRKRQDGVEEDDVSVDTQTNIIEEEDSQGKHKQQFEIVPSTNEAEEHEKLSVNNQRAKILEVDPESHRGKAKVLDVVEHSVENIGHCSLGQASKRKRQDGVEEDDVSVDTQTNVIEEEGSPKQQSEIVPIKSEVEGGEEIAVNYQRAKAFKSNNPFIISFMRSLYVSHSFSLSIPKKFAKRHFLNRRNLVLSVTGKGSWSVKCTLGAKNAKISWKAFVLDNKLKTGDACVFEVIEPFSMNVTIFPAVSLHEIAGEATEVSDQCSQYISAAYQRAKAFTSEHPFFIRVMQPSYVSGKSLTIPRVIGWEFFSTKRSDLVLQVPSKRSKRAVRFPSKRSWALKCFRAKEYAKLSSGWKEFVLDNNIKAGDVCVFEQINRSNLLFNVHIFPADEDV; the protein is encoded by the exons AGGATTCCGGAAGACTTTGCCAGCAGATACTGCAAGAACCTGCAAAACCTTGCATATCTTGAGGTACCCACTGGCAAGGTATGGGAAGTGGAAGTGGTTCATTCTGAAGGTCAAATTTGGCTAGCCAAGGGATGGCGAGATTTCAGTGATTATTACTCCATAGACTGTGGGCACTTTTTGATGTTTGGTTACAATGGCCTTTCCCATTTTAATGTCACCATCTTTGATTTGAGCGCAACAGAAATTGAATATCCAACAACAGAGATTGACTCGGATGATTCTATCGAGATCCTGGAGGTTGATCCAGAAAGCCacaaaggaaaaacaaatgTTCCAGATGTGGTTGAGCATTCTGTTGAAAACATAGGCCATTGTTCATTAGGACAAACCAGCAAAAGAAAAACACAAGATGGGGATGAAGAGGATGATGTTTCAGTAGACATTCAAACTAACGTAATCAAGGAAGAAGTGTCTCAAGGGGAGCACAAGCAACAGTCCCAGATTGTTCCGAGTAAGAACGAGGCAGATGGGCATGAAGATTTAGCTGTAAGCTATCAAAGAGCAAAGATCCTAGAGGTTGATCCAGAAAGCCACAGAGGAATAGCGAAAGTCCCAGATGTGGTTGAGCATTCTGCTGAAAACATAGGCCATTGTTCATTTGGACAGGCCAGCAAAAGAAAAACACAAGATGGGGATGAGAAGGATGACGTTTTAGTTGACATTCAAACTAACGTAATCGAGGAAGGTGAGTCTCATAAGAAACAAGCCGAGATTGTTCCTCATAAGAACGAGGCAGAGGGACGTGAAGAGATAGCTGTAAACTATCAAAGAGCCAAGATCCTAGAGGTTTATCCAGAAAGACACTGGGGAAAAGAGAAAGTTCCAGATGTGGTTGAGCGTTCTGTTGAAAACATGGGGCAATGTTCATTAGGACAGACCagcaaaagaaaaagacaagATGGAGTTGAAGAGGATGATGTTTCGGTTGACACTCAAACTAACATAATTGAGGAAGAAGACTCACAAGGGAAGCACAAGCAACAGTTCGAGATTGTTCCCAGTACAAACGAGGCAGAGGAGCATGAAAAGTTATCTGTAAACAATCAAAGAGCAAAGATCCTAGAGGTTGATCCAGAAAGCCACAGAGGAAAAGCAAAAGTCCTAGATGTGGTTGAACATTCTGTTGAAAACATAGGCCATTGTTCATTAGGACAAGCCagcaaaagaaaaagacaagatggtgttgaagaagatgatgttTCAGTTGATACTCAAACTAACGTAATCGAGGAAGAAGGGTCACCAAAGCAGCAATCCGAGATTGTTCCCATTAAGAGCGAGGTAGAAGGGGGTGAAGAGATAGCTGTAAACTATCAAAGAGCAAAAGCTTTTAAATCTAACAATCCATTCATCATATCTTTTATGCGTTCACTTTATGTCTCCCACTCATTCAGCCTA TCCATACCGAAGAAATTTGCTAAGAGGCATTTCCTGAACCGTCGCAATTTAGTGCTTAGTGTTACAGGCAAGGGATCTTGGTCGGTCAAGTGCACTTTGGGAGCGAAAAATGCTAAAATTAGTTGGAAGGCATTCGTGCTTGACAATAAGTTAAAAACTGGAGATGCCTGTGTCTTTGAAGTGATTGAGCCCTTCTCGATGAATGTGACCATATTTCCAGCAGTTTCATTGCATGAGATAGCTGGAGAAGCGACAGAGGTTTCCGATCAATGTTCTCAATACATTAGTGCAGCCTATCAAAGAGCAAAAGCTTTTACATCTGAACATCCATTCTTCATTCGTGTTATGCAACCATCATATGTTTCTGGCAAATCATTG ACCATACCCCGGGTGATTGGCTGGGAATTCTTTTCCACCAAACGTAGTGATCTGGTGCTTCAAGTTCCAAGCAAGAGATCAAAAAGGGCAGTGCGGTTTCCAAGCAAGAGATCATGGGCCTTGAAATGCTTCCGCGCAAAAGAATATGCTAAATTGAGTTCAGGTTGGAAGGAGTTTGTGCTGGACAATAATATAAAAGCAGGTGATGTTTGTGTATTCGAACAGATTAATAGATCCAATCTCTTGTTCAATGTCCACATATTTCCCGCAGACGAAGATGTGTGA
- the LOC132063959 gene encoding B3 domain-containing protein LOC_Os12g40080-like isoform X2 has translation MQRIPEDFASRYCKNLQNLAYLEVPTGKVWEVEVVHSEGQIWLAKGWRDFSDYYSIDCGHFLMFGYNGLSHFNVTIFDLSATEIEYPTTEIDSDDSIEILEVDPESHKGKTNVPDVVEHSVENIGHCSLGQTSKRKTQDGDEEDDVSVDIQTNVIKEEVSQGEHKQQSQIVPSKNEADGHEDLAVSYQRAKILEVDPESHRGIAKVPDVVEHSAENIGHCSFGQASKRKTQDGDEKDDVLVDIQTNVIEEGESHKKQAEIVPHKNEAEGREEIAVNYQRAKILEVYPERHWGKEKVPDVVERSVENMGQCSLGQTSKRKRQDGVEEDDVSVDTQTNIIEEEDSQGKHKQQFEIVPSTNEAEEHEKLSVNNQRAKILEVDPESHRGKAKVLDVVEHSVENIGHCSLGQASKRKRQDGVEEDDVSVDTQTNVIEEEGSPKQQSEIVPIKSEVEGGEEIAVNYQRAKAFKSNNPFIISFMRSLYVSHSFSLSIPKKFAKRHFLNRRNLVLSVTGKGSWSVKCTLGAKNAKISWKAFVLDNKLKTGDACVFEVIEPFSMNVTIFPAVSLHEIAGEATEVSDQCSQYISAAYQRAKAFTSEHPFFIRVMQPSYVSGKSLTIPRVIGWEFFSTKRSDLVLQVPSKRSKRAVRFPSKRSWALKCFRAKEYAKLSSGWKEFVLDNNIKAGDVCVFEQINRSNLLFNVHIFPADEDV, from the exons ATGCAGAGGATTCCGGAAGACTTTGCCAGCAGATACTGCAAGAACCTGCAAAACCTTGCATATCTTGAGGTACCCACTGGCAAGGTATGGGAAGTGGAAGTGGTTCATTCTGAAGGTCAAATTTGGCTAGCCAAGGGATGGCGAGATTTCAGTGATTATTACTCCATAGACTGTGGGCACTTTTTGATGTTTGGTTACAATGGCCTTTCCCATTTTAATGTCACCATCTTTGATTTGAGCGCAACAGAAATTGAATATCCAACAACAGAGATTGACTCGGATGATTCTATCGAGATCCTGGAGGTTGATCCAGAAAGCCacaaaggaaaaacaaatgTTCCAGATGTGGTTGAGCATTCTGTTGAAAACATAGGCCATTGTTCATTAGGACAAACCAGCAAAAGAAAAACACAAGATGGGGATGAAGAGGATGATGTTTCAGTAGACATTCAAACTAACGTAATCAAGGAAGAAGTGTCTCAAGGGGAGCACAAGCAACAGTCCCAGATTGTTCCGAGTAAGAACGAGGCAGATGGGCATGAAGATTTAGCTGTAAGCTATCAAAGAGCAAAGATCCTAGAGGTTGATCCAGAAAGCCACAGAGGAATAGCGAAAGTCCCAGATGTGGTTGAGCATTCTGCTGAAAACATAGGCCATTGTTCATTTGGACAGGCCAGCAAAAGAAAAACACAAGATGGGGATGAGAAGGATGACGTTTTAGTTGACATTCAAACTAACGTAATCGAGGAAGGTGAGTCTCATAAGAAACAAGCCGAGATTGTTCCTCATAAGAACGAGGCAGAGGGACGTGAAGAGATAGCTGTAAACTATCAAAGAGCCAAGATCCTAGAGGTTTATCCAGAAAGACACTGGGGAAAAGAGAAAGTTCCAGATGTGGTTGAGCGTTCTGTTGAAAACATGGGGCAATGTTCATTAGGACAGACCagcaaaagaaaaagacaagATGGAGTTGAAGAGGATGATGTTTCGGTTGACACTCAAACTAACATAATTGAGGAAGAAGACTCACAAGGGAAGCACAAGCAACAGTTCGAGATTGTTCCCAGTACAAACGAGGCAGAGGAGCATGAAAAGTTATCTGTAAACAATCAAAGAGCAAAGATCCTAGAGGTTGATCCAGAAAGCCACAGAGGAAAAGCAAAAGTCCTAGATGTGGTTGAACATTCTGTTGAAAACATAGGCCATTGTTCATTAGGACAAGCCagcaaaagaaaaagacaagatggtgttgaagaagatgatgttTCAGTTGATACTCAAACTAACGTAATCGAGGAAGAAGGGTCACCAAAGCAGCAATCCGAGATTGTTCCCATTAAGAGCGAGGTAGAAGGGGGTGAAGAGATAGCTGTAAACTATCAAAGAGCAAAAGCTTTTAAATCTAACAATCCATTCATCATATCTTTTATGCGTTCACTTTATGTCTCCCACTCATTCAGCCTA TCCATACCGAAGAAATTTGCTAAGAGGCATTTCCTGAACCGTCGCAATTTAGTGCTTAGTGTTACAGGCAAGGGATCTTGGTCGGTCAAGTGCACTTTGGGAGCGAAAAATGCTAAAATTAGTTGGAAGGCATTCGTGCTTGACAATAAGTTAAAAACTGGAGATGCCTGTGTCTTTGAAGTGATTGAGCCCTTCTCGATGAATGTGACCATATTTCCAGCAGTTTCATTGCATGAGATAGCTGGAGAAGCGACAGAGGTTTCCGATCAATGTTCTCAATACATTAGTGCAGCCTATCAAAGAGCAAAAGCTTTTACATCTGAACATCCATTCTTCATTCGTGTTATGCAACCATCATATGTTTCTGGCAAATCATTG ACCATACCCCGGGTGATTGGCTGGGAATTCTTTTCCACCAAACGTAGTGATCTGGTGCTTCAAGTTCCAAGCAAGAGATCAAAAAGGGCAGTGCGGTTTCCAAGCAAGAGATCATGGGCCTTGAAATGCTTCCGCGCAAAAGAATATGCTAAATTGAGTTCAGGTTGGAAGGAGTTTGTGCTGGACAATAATATAAAAGCAGGTGATGTTTGTGTATTCGAACAGATTAATAGATCCAATCTCTTGTTCAATGTCCACATATTTCCCGCAGACGAAGATGTGTGA
- the LOC132063960 gene encoding glyoxylate/hydroxypyruvate reductase HPR3-like, whose translation MAEPKAMLPVVIVLGRPAVFQFYNSQLSQKFKLLKPWESSLPLNQFISTHAQSVQAMICSPKDIRISSSLLRQFPSLRLIFTTSTGIDHIDLVECRRLGISVASAATVFSEDVADFAVGLLIDVLRKVSSAHRFVKNGLWPLQGDFPLGSKVGGRKVGIVGLGSIGLKVAKRLEAFGCFISYMSRKKKPVSYPFYPDVHELATKCDVLIICCALADETRHLINKEVLLTLGKEGVIINIARGAIVNEMELVQCLEQGEIAGAGLDVFENEPNVPEELFSLDNVVLSRHIAYYTEDSFRDLYELICGNLEALFLNKPLLSPVLDD comes from the exons ATGGCAGAACCAAAAGCTATGTTACCAGTGGTAATAGTCCTGGGCCGACCAGCAGTTTTCCAATTCTACAACTCCCAGTTATCACAAAAATTCAAGCTCCTAAAGCCATGGGAATCTTCACTCCCATTAAaccaattcatttcaacacatgCTCAATCTGTACAAGCCATGATTTGTTCTCCTAAAGATATCCGCATTTCGTCCTCCTTGCTCCGTCAATTCCCGTCACTCCGCCTTATTTTTACAACCAGCACTGGCATTGACCATATTGACCTCGTTGAGTGTCGCCGTTTAGGTATCTCTGTTGCTAGTGCTGCTACTGTTTTCTCAGAGGATGTTGCTGATTTTGCTGTTGGATTGTTGATTGATGTTCTTAGAAAAGTTTCTAGTGCTCATCGGTTTGTTAAGAATGGACTTTGGCCTCTTCAGGGAGACTTCCCCCTCGGTTCAAAG GTGGGAGGCAGGAAAGTTGGAATTGTTGGGCTGGGAAGCATAGGCCTAAAAGTTGCAAAAAGGCTTGAAGCGTTTGGCTGTTTTATATCATACATGTCGAGGAAGAAAAAGCCTGTTTCTTACCCTTTCTATCCTGACGTTCATGAACTAGCGACCAAATGTGATGTCCTTATCATTTGTTGTGCATTGGCAGACGAAACCCGCCACTTGATCAATAAGGAGGTTCTACTGACACTCGGAAAAGAAGGAGTAATCATTAATATTGCTCGGGGAGCCATAGTCAATGAGATGGAGTTGGTACAATGTTTAGAGCAGGGAGAGATTGCAGGTGCTGGCTTGGATGTTTTCGAAAATGAACCTAATGTTCCTGAAGAGCTCTTTTCATTGGACAATGTTGTGTTGTCACGGCATATTGCTTATTATACCGAGGATTCTTTTAGAGATCTATATGAACTCATTTGTGGGAATCTGGAAGCTTTGTTCTTGAACAAACCTTTGTTATCTCCAGTTTTGGATGACTAA
- the LOC132062614 gene encoding glyoxylate/hydroxypyruvate reductase HPR3-like, with protein MDQSEEQINLPELLVINPPPVFIVHQHQFSTKFKLLKAYESPLSTDLFLQTHAQSTKAIICYGKSPITSNILHLLPSLRLVVTASAGFNHIDLLECKQRGIAVVNTGDVLSEDTADTAVGLLIDVLRKISAGDRFVRSGNWVNKVQYPLGSRLGGRHVGIVGLGNIGLKVATRLEAFGCKISYNSRQKKTVPYNFYQNVCELALDCNILVICCTLTVQTHHVIDKDVLKALGKDGILINIARGPIVDEKELVKFLVEGEIAGAGLDVFENEPKVPQELISLDNVVLTPHKAAFTEEAFSDASQIVLANLEAFFSNKPLISPVIDV; from the exons ATGGATCAATCTGAAGAACAAATTAACCTCCCAGAGCTCTTAGTAATTAACCCACCCCCAGTATTCATAGTCCACCAACACCAATTCTCAACAAAATTCAAACTCCTCAAAGCATACGAATCTCCACTCTCCACAGACCTCTTCCTACAAACACACGCACAGTCCACTAAAGCCATCATCTGTTACGGAAAAAGCCCAATCACTAGCAAcatacttcatcttcttccttcACTTCGACTCGTTGTTACAGCTAGTGCTGGATTCAACCACATAGATCTACTTGAGTGTAAACAACGAGGTATCGCTGTTGTTAATACAGGTGATGTATTATCTGAGGATACTGCTGATACTGCTGTTGGATTGTTGATTGATGTGCTGAGGAAAATTAGCGCTGGTGATCGGTTTGTTCGTTCTGGAAATTGGGTTAATAAAGTTCAGTACCCTTTGGGTTCTCGG TTGGGAGGTAGGCATGTTGGAATAGTTGGTTTAGGCAACATTGGTTTAAAAGTTGCAACAAGGTTAGAGGCATTTGGCTGCAAAATTTCATACAACTCAAGGCAAAAGAAAACAGTTCCTTACAACTTCTACCAAAACGTTTGTGAACTTGCACTTGACTGTAACATCCTCGTCATATGTTGTACATTGACTGTCCAAACTCATCACGTGATTGACAAGGATGTCCTAAAAGCATTGGGAAAGGATGGCATTCTCATCAACATTGCTCGTGGACCTATCGTTGACGAGAAAGAACTGGTGAAATTCTTGGTTGAAGGTGAGATTGCAGGAGCTGGTTTGGATGTGTTTGAGAACGAACCAAAAGTTCCTCAAGAATTGATTTCATTGGATAATGTTGTTCTTACACCACATAAAGCTGCCTTTACAGAGGAAGCATTTAGCGATGCTTCCCAAATTGTTCTGGCTAACTTAGAAGCCTTTTTCTCAAATAAACCCTTAATTTCTCCAGTCATCGATGTATGA
- the LOC132063961 gene encoding glyoxylate/hydroxypyruvate reductase HPR3-like codes for MAESKNDLPAVIVLGNPSFLKLYGEQFSSKFKLLKPWESSLPLNQFITTHAQSVQAMLCSGGTRVTPSLLSQFPSLRVIVTTSAGLNHMDLDECRRLGISVANAGTIFSEDVADFAVGLLIDVLRKVSAADRFVRNGLWPLHRDYPLASKVGGRKVGIVGLGSIGLEVAKRLEPFGCVISYQSRKKKPVPFPFYPDVHELATKCDVLVICCALTDQTRHLINKEVLLALGKQGIVINIARGAIINEMELVQCLVQGEIAGAGLDVFKNEPNVPEELLSLDNVVLSPHVAFLTEDSFQDLYELMSGNLEAFFLNKPLLTPVLDD; via the exons ATGGCAGAATCCAAAAACGATCTACCGGCGGTAATTGTCCTGGGCAATCCATCATTTCTAAAACTCTACGGCGAACAATTTTCCTCAAAATTCAAACTCCTAAAACCATGGGAATCTTCACTTCCATTAAACCAATTCATCACTACACATGCTCAATCTGTACAGGCTATGCTCTGTTCCGGCGGGACACGTGTTACTCCGTCGTTGCTCAGCCAATTCCCTTCTCTTCGCGTAATTGTTACTACCAGCGCTGGCCTTAACCATATGGACCTCGATGAGTGTCGCCGTTTAGGAATCTCAGTTGCTAATGCTGGTACTATTTTCTCAGAGGATGTTGCTGATTTTGCTGTTGGATTGTTGATTGATGTTTTGAGAAAGGTATCTGCTGCTGATCGGTTTgttaggaatggactttggccTCTTCATCGGGACTACCCACTCGCTTCCAAA GTGGGAGGCAGGAAGGTTGGAATTGTTGGGCTGGGAAGCATAGGCCTAGAAGTTGCAAAAAGGCTTGAACCATTTGGCTGCGTTATATCATACCAGTCGAGGAAGAAAAAGCCTGTTCCCTTCCCTTTCTATCCCGATGTTCATGAACTAGCAACCAAATGTGATGTCCTTGTCATTTGTTGTGCATTGACAGACCAAACTCGTCATCTGATCAATAAGGAGGTTCTACTGGCACTCGGTAAACAAGGAATAGTCATTAATATTGCACGAGGAGCCATAATCAATGAGATGGAGTTGGTGCAATGTTTGGTGCAAGGAGAGATTGCAGGTGCTGGCTTGGATGTTTTTAAGAATGAACCTAATGTTCCTGAAGAGCTCCTTTCATTGGATAATGTTGTATTGTCACCGCATGTCGCTTTTTTAACCGAGGATTCTTTTCAAGATTTATATGAACTCATGTCGGGGAATTTGGAAGCTTTTTTCTTGAACAAACCTTTGCTTACTCCAGTTTTGGATGACTGA